One window of Triticum dicoccoides isolate Atlit2015 ecotype Zavitan chromosome 5A, WEW_v2.0, whole genome shotgun sequence genomic DNA carries:
- the LOC119304238 gene encoding silicon efflux transporter LSI2-like gives MALASLPKVVLGSIAFAVFWMMAVFPSVPFLPIGRTAGSLLSAVLMIVFHVISPDDAYASIDLPILGLLFSTMVVGGYLKNAGMFKHLGTLLAWKSQGGRDLLCRVCVVTALASALFTNDTCCVVLTEFVLELAAERNLPAKPFLLALASSANIGSSATPIGNPQNLVIAFNSKISFPRFLIGILPAMLAGMAVNMVMLLCMYWKDLEGVAPDAAGKQMSVVEEGGRSPSVASLKSPHPFNGTTADDGNESMMEENISTKHPWFMQCTEHRRKLFLKSFAYIVTLGMVVAYMAGLNMSWTAITTAIALVVVDFRDAEPCLVKVSYSLLVFFSGMFITVSGFNKTGLPGAIWNFMAPYSKVDSAGGISVLSVIILLLSNLASNVPTVLLMGNEVATAAALISPAAVTRSWLLLAWVSTVAGNLSLLGSAANLIVCEQARRAPRNAYELTFWNHLIFGVPSTLIVTAVGIPLIGKM, from the exons ATGGCGCTCGCGTCTCTCCCCAAGGTGGTGCTCGGCTCCATCGCCTTCGCCGTCTTCTGGATGATGGCGGTGTTCCCGTCGGTGCCCTTCCTGCCCATCGGCCGCACGGCGGGCTCGCTGCTCTCCGCCGTGCTCATGATCGTCTTCCACGTGATCAGCCCCGACGACGCCTACGCCTCCATCGACCTCCCCATCCTCGGCCTGCTCTTCTCCACCATGGTCGTCGGTGGCTACCTCAAGAACGCCGGCATGTTCAAGCACCTCGGCACGCTCCTCGCCTGGAAGAGCCAGGGCGGCCGCGACCTGCTCTGCCGCGTCTGCGTCGTCACCGCGCTGGCCTCGGCGCTCTTCACCAACGACACCTGCTGCGTCGTGCTCACCGAGTTCGTGCTCGAGCTCGCCGCCGAGCGGAACCTCCCGGCCAAGCCCTTCCTCCTGGCCCTCGCCTCCAGCGCCAACATCGGCTCCAGCGCCACCCCCATCGGCAACCCGCAGAACCTGGTCATCGCCTTCAACAGCAAGATCTCCTTCCCCAGGTTCCTCATCGGCATCCTGCCGGCCATGCTCGCCGGCATGGCCGTCAACATGGTCATGCTGCTCTGCATGTACTGGAAGGACCTCGAGGGCGTGGCCCCCGACGCGGCCGGCAAGCAGATGTCGGTCGTCGAGGAGGGCGGCCGCTCGCCGTCCGTGGCGTCGCTCAAGAGCCCGCACCCGTTCAACGGCACCACGGCCGACGACGGCAACGAGTCGATGATGGAGGAGAACATCTCGACCAAGCACCCGTGGTTCATGCAGTGCACGGAGCACCGACGCAAGCTGTTCCTCAAGAGCTTCGCCTACATCGTGACGCTGGGCATGGTGGTGGCCTACATGGCTGGGCTCAACATGTCGTGGACGGCCATCACCACCGCCATCGCGCTGGTCGTCGTCGACTTCCGGGACGCCGAGCCGTGCCTCGTCAAGGTCTCCTACTCGCTGCTCGTCTtcttctccggcatgttcatcacgGTGAGCGGGTTCAACAAGACGGGGCTGCCGGGCGCCATCTGGAACTTCATGGCGCCCTACTCCAAGGTGGACAGCGCCGGCGGCATCTCCGTGCTCTCcgtcatcatcctcctcctctccaaccTCGCCTCCAACGTACCAACAG TGCTGCTGATGGGGAACGAGGTGGCGACCGCAGCGGCCCTGATCTCGCCGGCAGCGGTGACGCGGTCGTGGCTGCTGCTGGCGTGGGTGAGCACGGTGGCAGGGAATCTCTCGCTGCTGGGGTCGGCGGCGAACCTGATCGTGTGTGAGCAGGCGCGTCGGGCGCCGCGTAACGCCTACGAGCTCACCTTCTGGAACCACCTCATCtttggcgtgccctccaccctcatcgtCACCGCCGTTGGCATCCCCCTCATCGGAAAGATGTAG